The stretch of DNA CGACCACGACGCACGACGGACCGGTAGTCGTCACCGCGGACGATGCGGTTGGCGCGGGCCAACACGATCGCTACCGGGTTCCGATTCGGGACCGGATCAGACGCTGCCCCGAGGGGCGCAGCCCGATCAGGCGCTGAGCTCGGTGCGGCCCTTGCTGCGGCGCGCGGCGAGGATGGCGCGGCCGGCACGGGTGCGCATGCGGGCGCGGAAGCCGTGCTTCTTGGCGCGACGACGGTTGTTCGGCTGGAAGGTGCGCTTGCTCATGATGATCTCCACACGGCTGCGCTCGAGGACGGGCTCAGCGCGAGCCGACACGTATGTCTGGACAGCCGCTCGACGAGGCCGAACGACACGATGGGCGCGACCGAATGGCCGCAGTCAACTGGTTAACGGTACGTGACAGGGGCGGCGAGGTCAAACGGTGCCGAGGACCGGGGTCGACCGAGGCATCCGCACGATCATCATCCACATTGGGGAAAACGTGCGTTCGGTACGACTCGGTCGGACCCTTTACAGTGGTGTGATCGATCGGCCCGTTCCGCGGAGCGACGGGGGAGTCACCTCAGCATCCGCAGCCGGACCGCCGTGGACAGGACTGTGGACAACCCTGTGGATCACCACTGCAGGGGACAGCGGTCCGCCCCGTGGAACCGTCCGCGCCGACACGGCTCGGCGCGCACCGACCACCCACCAGGTGGACCGGTGTCCGGCCACGCCCGACACCAGCACACCGACAGCAGACCAGGAGACCAGCGCGA from Curtobacterium sp. SGAir0471 encodes:
- the rpmH gene encoding 50S ribosomal protein L34: MSKRTFQPNNRRRAKKHGFRARMRTRAGRAILAARRSKGRTELSA